In the Ilumatobacteraceae bacterium genome, one interval contains:
- a CDS encoding sugar phosphate isomerase/epimerase: MQVVDDQSERARLLAGEMPRIEVRAVPEFGRCVEHGGTRPVAHLVGIPHDQTDERPRETGSLRHIVHRRFRHGSPEQLLTSTDTSTRMRALQSLERSNAEGKQLRSSLLERVGSAPISWGICEVPGWGAQLPVDRVLSEMVELDLTATELGSIGYLPTDPTELRELLDRFGMRLTGGFNALCLHDADRADDMLARAAASADRLAAAGASHFVTCAVSDPDDWQRPELSDDDWSTLFDHLARVDELCRERGLVQAFHPHVDSVVETAAEIQRVLERTTVGFVLETGHMLIGGMDPLTFAVDHVDRVVLVHLKDVNVGLIEPLNRDELTLMQAVQAGIFPPLGDGGAPIAEVVRALEGAGYQGRYVIEQDAALTDGLPTHGEGPFRDVARSVVYLQSIASAIAAPFETHNKGEIPT; this comes from the coding sequence GTGCAGGTCGTTGATGATCAGTCCGAGCGTGCGCGTCTGCTTGCTGGCGAGATGCCGCGCATTGAGGTTCGGGCGGTACCCGAGTTCGGCCGCTGCGTCGAGCACGGCGGCACGCGACCGGTCGCTCACCTTGTCGGAATCCCGCATGACCAGACTGACGAGCGCCCGCGAGAGACCGGCTCGCTGCGCCACATCGTCCATCGTCGGTTTCGCCATGGTTCCCCTGAACAGCTCTTGACTTCGACCGATACAAGCACAAGGATGAGAGCGCTTCAATCATTGGAGCGCTCTAATGCCGAGGGGAAGCAGTTGAGAAGTTCGTTGTTGGAACGCGTCGGTTCCGCGCCCATCTCGTGGGGGATCTGCGAAGTGCCGGGCTGGGGCGCCCAGCTTCCGGTCGATCGAGTCCTGAGCGAAATGGTCGAGCTCGACCTGACGGCGACCGAACTCGGCTCGATCGGTTACCTGCCGACCGATCCCACGGAACTGCGCGAGTTGCTCGACCGGTTCGGCATGCGGCTGACCGGCGGCTTCAACGCCCTCTGCCTGCACGACGCCGACCGCGCCGACGACATGCTCGCCCGCGCCGCAGCGAGCGCCGATCGTCTCGCCGCCGCCGGTGCGTCGCACTTCGTGACCTGTGCGGTGAGCGACCCCGACGACTGGCAGCGGCCCGAACTCTCCGACGACGACTGGTCGACGCTGTTCGACCATCTCGCCCGCGTCGACGAGTTGTGCCGTGAGCGCGGACTCGTCCAGGCGTTCCACCCGCACGTCGACTCCGTCGTCGAGACCGCCGCGGAGATTCAGCGTGTTCTCGAACGGACTACGGTTGGTTTCGTGCTCGAGACCGGGCACATGCTGATCGGGGGGATGGATCCGCTCACCTTCGCCGTCGACCACGTCGACCGGGTGGTGCTGGTGCATCTGAAGGATGTGAACGTGGGGTTGATCGAACCGCTGAACCGTGACGAGCTCACGCTGATGCAGGCCGTTCAGGCAGGCATCTTCCCGCCGCTCGGCGATGGCGGTGCGCCGATCGCCGAGGTGGTCCGTGCCCTCGAGGGCGCCGGCTACCAGGGCCGCTACGTGATCGAACAAGACGCCGCTCTCACCGACGGTCTCCCGACCCACGGTGAAGGCCCATTCCGCGACGTTGCCCGCAGCGTCGTGTATCTGCAATCGATCGCCTCGGCGATCGCTGCACCATTCGAAACACACAACAAGGGGGAAATTCCAACATGA